AGGGCGTCGAGGCGCTGACCCCGTACAAGGGGCCGGTGGCCGACGTCGTCGAGGAGTTCTGCGCCGGCATTCAGTCGGGCCTCTCCTACTGTGGTGGGCGGACGATCCCCGACGCCCGCGACAAGGCCGAATTCATTCGCGTCGCACCCAGCGCGAAGGAGCGGGAGGGGTACCACGCGGATCAGGACTGGGAGGGTGTCAGCGTCGACACCGAAGCGAAGACGGTCACCGAATCTCAGCTGGCGGCGGACGACGAAACGGCGAGCACGACCGCCGAAAGCGACGACTGACGGTCGCCCGATCCGACTACTCGTCGCGTCCGGCGAGCCACTCCGCGAACTCCCCCAGCGCGCGTCCGCGGTGGGAAATCGCGTTCTTCTCCTCCGTGCTCATCTCGGCCATCGTCTGCCCGTTGTACTCGAAGATCGGGTCGTAGCCGAACCCGCCCTCGCCGCGAGGTGCGACGAGGGTGCCGGACACCGAGCCCGCGAACGTCTCGGTAGCGGTCTCATCGGCGTAGGCGAGTACAGTTCGAAACTTCGCGCGTCGGTTCTCCTCGGCCTCCGCGAGCCGCCAGAGCCGTTCGACTCCCACGGTGTCCTCGACGTACGCCGAATAGGGGCCCGGAAACCCACCCAGCGCGTCGACGAACAGCCCCGCGTCGTCGACCAGCACCGGCTCGTCATTCCCTAACTCCTCGAAGGCCTCGCGGGCGCCGTGGGCCGCGATCTCCCCGAGGGAGTCGCTCTGAATCTCGGTGTAGTCGTACTCGATCTGTTCGACGGATTCGACTCCGTCGAGGTAGTCCCGCGCCTCGCGGACCTTCCCCTCGTTGCCGGTGACGAATCGAATGGCCATGTACGAGGCGGGGTTCGCGGGCGGAAAATAGGCGTCGGTTGGCCGCTGTCGGTCCGCGAGCCGTGTCGCGTCGTCGTCGCGTTCGCGCCGCCGTTCGAGGGGGACAGGACCGAATAGAGAGTCGAACGGATGCGGATCCTACAGCTCGAGGGCGTCCATCACGGCTTCCTCCGCCTTCCGGAGGTGTTCGGCGGCCGTTCCGGGCGCACAGCCGAGTTCCCCGGCGACGTCCTCGACGCTCGTCGACCGGGGGACCTCGAAGTAGCCCAGTTCGCGAGCGACTCGGAGCGCCTCGCGCTGTCGTCCAGTCAACGCGCCGACGGCGGCATCGCTCCCGTCGTATTGGCCGACCCGGTCGACGGCCGTCTCGATGCCCGCGGGGACGCCCTCGAGCGCCCGCCGGAGATCGGCCGATTCGCCGACGACCGAGAATCGAACCGTCCAGTCGGACCGGTACTCGATCGGCGGTAACACGACGAGGCTCCCCTCCGTAAAGAGAGCGAGGAGCCGTTCGTCGACCTCCTCGGGCGCGTCGCGGACGTAGACGGTGAACGTCCGGTCGTCGGTCCGCGTGAGTTCGTAGTCGCTCACCCGACCGGTCTCCTCGAGGGCGGCTTCGTAGACGTCCGGATCACCGACGACGTGGAAGATGAAGGCGTTGTCGTCGGTTCCCGCGAAGTTCCCGTGGACCATCCGGTAGGCGTCGAAGGCGTCGCTGTCGGCGACGAACCGGTGCATCGGATGGATCGTCTCCGCGTCGTATCGAAGCGTGAGCCGAACCGTCTTCACGGCCGGACGTTCGGTTGCGAGTATATAAATAGCCTAGTGGCTGTCGCAGAATCGACTCGCCTCCCGTGTGCGAACGATCGGGTATGCCACCGAACTCGACGCTCGAGTCGTGGCCGAGCGAGAACGCCGATCCGAGCGGGCAGCGCGATCTCGAGGCGCTTCTCGGCGACGCAGTTCTCGATCGCGACGACCACGAGAACGCGCCGGCGGTCGTGATCCGTCCGGACGACGTGCAATCGGTCCTCGAAACCCTCCGCGACGACGCGGGGTTCGACCACTGCTCGTGCGTGACCGCCCAGCAGTATCCTGACCGATTCGAGACGATCTACCACCTGAAGTCCTACGCCGATCCGACTCGAAAGGTGAGCGTCGTCGTGCCGACGCCGATCGACGACCCGGTCAGTGGGAGCGCCGAACCCGTCTTCCGGACGGCGGACTGGCACGAGCGCGAGGCCTACGACCTCGTCGGGATCGAGTACGAGGGCCATCCCGACCTCCGGCGGATTCTCCTGCCCGAAACGTGGCAGGGACATCCGCTCTCGCGAGGGTACGATCAGGAACAGCCCCAAGTCGTCACCCTCTCGGAACACGAAAACCCCATCGCGGGCGACGAGCACGACGCCGCGTCGGAGACGATGTTCCTCAACATCGGGCCACACCACCCGTCGACCCACGGCGTCCTGCACGTGAAGGCAGTGCTGGACGGCGAGACGGTGGTCGACGTCAAACCCGACATCGGCTACATCCACCGTTGCGAAGAACAAATGTGCCAGCGGAGCACGTACCGCCACCAGATCATGCCCTATCCCGATCGCTGGGACTGGGTCTCGTCAGGACTGTTGAACGAGTGGGCCTACGCTCGCGCCGCCGAGGACCTCGCGGATATCGAGGTCCCCGAGTACGCCCAGGTCGTCCGAACGATGGGGGCCGAACTCTCGCGGCTGGCATCGCACTTCATCGCGATCGCGACCTACGCGCTGGACATCGTCGGGGAGTTCTGCGCCGCCTTCCAGTACGGCATCCGCGACCGCGAACTCGTCCTCGACGTCCTCGAGGACTTGACCGGCCAGCGCATGATGTTCAACTACTTCCGGCTGGGCGGGGTCGCCTGGGACCTGCCGGAGCCCCGCGAGGAGTTCATCGCCGGCGTCCGTGACGTCCTCGAGAGCTTCCCCACCAAGATCGAAGAGTATCACGACCTGCTGATCACCAACGAGGTTTTTCAGCGACGGTGCGTCGACACGGGCGTTCTCGAGCCCGACGTGGCCAAACAGTACGGCTGTACCGGCCCGGTCGCTCGCGGTTCCGGCATCGACTACGACCTCCGCCGGGACGATCCCTACGGCTACTATCCGAACCTCGAGTGGAGCGTCGTGACCGAACCGGACGGCGACAACTACTCCCGGCTGCTCGTCCGACTGCGGGAGATCGAGGAGTCCGCGAAGATCGTCGAGCAGTGTCTCGATCTGCTCGAAGACTGGCCGGACGACGAGCGCGAGATACAGAGCAACGTGCCCCGGACGCTCAAACCCGAGGCCGGGGCGGAGACGTATCGCGCCGTCGAGGGGGCGAAAGGCGAACTCGGGATCTACATCCGCGCGGACGGGACCGAGACGCCGGCTCGGTTCAAGATCCGCAGCCCCTGTTTCTCGAATCTCTCCGCGTTACCCGAGCTCGCGCGCGGCGAATACGTGGCCGATCTCGTCGCGTCGATCGGCAGTCTCGACTGCATCATGGGCGAAGT
This portion of the Natrinema salinisoli genome encodes:
- a CDS encoding XTP/dITP diphosphatase yields the protein MAIRFVTGNEGKVREARDYLDGVESVEQIEYDYTEIQSDSLGEIAAHGAREAFEELGNDEPVLVDDAGLFVDALGGFPGPYSAYVEDTVGVERLWRLAEAEENRRAKFRTVLAYADETATETFAGSVSGTLVAPRGEGGFGYDPIFEYNGQTMAEMSTEEKNAISHRGRALGEFAEWLAGRDE
- a CDS encoding helix-turn-helix domain-containing protein; this translates as MKTVRLTLRYDAETIHPMHRFVADSDAFDAYRMVHGNFAGTDDNAFIFHVVGDPDVYEAALEETGRVSDYELTRTDDRTFTVYVRDAPEEVDERLLALFTEGSLVVLPPIEYRSDWTVRFSVVGESADLRRALEGVPAGIETAVDRVGQYDGSDAAVGALTGRQREALRVARELGYFEVPRSTSVEDVAGELGCAPGTAAEHLRKAEEAVMDALEL
- a CDS encoding NADH-quinone oxidoreductase subunit D — protein: MPPNSTLESWPSENADPSGQRDLEALLGDAVLDRDDHENAPAVVIRPDDVQSVLETLRDDAGFDHCSCVTAQQYPDRFETIYHLKSYADPTRKVSVVVPTPIDDPVSGSAEPVFRTADWHEREAYDLVGIEYEGHPDLRRILLPETWQGHPLSRGYDQEQPQVVTLSEHENPIAGDEHDAASETMFLNIGPHHPSTHGVLHVKAVLDGETVVDVKPDIGYIHRCEEQMCQRSTYRHQIMPYPDRWDWVSSGLLNEWAYARAAEDLADIEVPEYAQVVRTMGAELSRLASHFIAIATYALDIVGEFCAAFQYGIRDRELVLDVLEDLTGQRMMFNYFRLGGVAWDLPEPREEFIAGVRDVLESFPTKIEEYHDLLITNEVFQRRCVDTGVLEPDVAKQYGCTGPVARGSGIDYDLRRDDPYGYYPNLEWSVVTEPDGDNYSRLLVRLREIEESAKIVEQCLDLLEDWPDDEREIQSNVPRTLKPEAGAETYRAVEGAKGELGIYIRADGTETPARFKIRSPCFSNLSALPELARGEYVADLVASIGSLDCIMGEVDR